Within the Erigeron canadensis isolate Cc75 chromosome 6, C_canadensis_v1, whole genome shotgun sequence genome, the region GCGTCATCAAAGAAGGACAAACAATATGCTACTTGGACCAATTCGGCACTGAACTTCCTGTAAAGGTGATATGAGATGCTCCATATTTCCTATTTTTCAGGAGCAAgctcttttttatatttaatcacTCTCTTTCTTCATAATAGTCGGATGTAGACGGAGAAGTCATAAAGATCCTAGTTGATGATGGAGGTATGATTATGGTTTTATCTTTATCTGTTTAGACACCATTCTTCAATCAATTTTGTTCCTTTACAAAAAACAATTGCATAGAAAATCAGTTTTCTTGTTTTACAAATTTACATAGATCTAACAACTTGTGTCTTGGCTGCACAATTGCTCACGTTGTACAAAATTAACGACTATAGATGTGATTCTGTAGAGGCTGTTGGTTATGGAGATCCCCTTATCGCAGTCTTGCCCTCCTTTCATGATACCCTCCTTTCATGATACCGTCCTTTGAGTAGTTGGTGTCAAGACCTGCAACTTCAACATTTTCTACCATCGTGGTGTCATCATATGCTCATATCTATGATCCTTAGTTGAAAAACTTTTGGAGGTACCAacgttgtaagttgtaactacCATTCAATGTATTAGTGGTATATTTATATGCATGTCACTCATAATATCATCGTATATGTGTATATCACTCATAATAGATGGCCACCACATCAATACGTTATGCTTATTAGTTATTACCATATCTGATGcttatttttacataattttttatttaacctGCTAATGACAAGCCTATCTTtataacgtgcataaaaaaatgtGCCACTTCTaaatttccattttttttagaGCGGCAaccttccttttcttttatctGGCAGAATGAGGGTAAGATGTTGTATTAATCATTGACTTCTGCCTAAAAGGTGCTCCATATTGTTCGATCATTTAATAGGTTGAGAGCTTCTAAAGTCGACAAGGGTCATGTGTTGAGAGAAATGTTGCACAATGACAATGTAACCAAAACATAGGTAAAGAGAAATAAAAAACTTTGCGTCAAAAACTGAACAGAAAACACCAAAACTCCTGGGTAACTCCCGAATGTTAAACTAGTTTTATTAGATGTGGAATTGTGGATCACGGAATCCTACACATGTAACCTCAGACATATTCAACAACGAATCGTTGTGATAGAAAATGCAGATTCAAATGTCCAGTCTTCACGAACATGACattaaaataaacaaaccaTTAACCAGGCACCTATCATTACCATCCTTATAACCCAGAAAAGGAAAAGACGGAAACAAACACTCATAACACGATTGCTGAGAAATGGCTCCTTTTCCCAATTGCTTTTAGAGGAGCAACCTCCCAACGACTTCCCTCTTCATAACATTCAACCTGCCAAAATGTCAACAATATGTAAGAACATGAAAGGAACACTCCACAGGAAAAAAGTTTCTGAATTTAGTTACATACAATATCCAAAAGTTCTCCATTTTCCTTCACTCCACCAACTGCATACAGTTTTTCTCCAACCACAAAGGCTCCAAAGTTGCCTCTAGAGACGTTCATGGACTCGGCTTCCACCCATGAACCCATTCGAGTGTCGAAGGTTTCCACTGTTGCAACATACTTCTCTCCATCGAATCCACCAAGAGTGTATCTATAAGTATTCAGAAACTTTAGAGTTGTGTATTCGAAAATTTGCATACCGTTTTCATGGTGTCCAAGTGACAACCTTacaaatctaccaatatatatcaGTCATCACACAATAAATGCATTATTTGACTTGATACATAGTCTAACAAAACCCTTTGAGTAGATGGGTAAATGGGTTGATTGAGGCTACTTTTCTTTATCGGGTCAAATAGGAAAACAGACGGATTTAACTAAAGTAAAACAGTTGAAAATCTCCAAAAGTGTATCCAAAATATGCAAAAGGCATTTGCAGGTCGGACGTACTAGTTTTAAACCGGACTACTTTTATGACATCTAATCTAATGTTTTGCTGATCACATAGATCCGAGAAGCACTACTTGGACAAAtgtataaacttacaatttctCATTTAGTACCACGCTTGAATGACATTTCTTCTTAGTCTTCATGTCAGGAAATTTGCACCATATATCTTCGCGAGGGTCAAATCTTTCAACCGAACTGCATGACATTAAGGATTAGCATCTGATTAATTATGGATGTATGATAAGAGTACAAAACAATGTAAGTGTAAGGAGTAAGACAATAAAGGCTCTTTCTCTTTTAGGATATGAATGCAAATGGATTAAACTCATAATTAATGTTACCTCAAGTAAGACATTCCATCATATCCACCAGTAACATAAAGTGCGTTGTTCAGTTCTGCTGCTGCTGGAGCTAACCTCTACAAAAAATTTACCACCTTAGATCAAAATGAGTGTCATAATCTGCAATAGGTGGAAATTTAGACCCATTTACTTAAGAATGGGTCAAATTTGGTTATGGTCTATCTCGGACAGGTAAAATCAAAGTAGTAACAAAAGTGTTTCATTTTAATGAGTAAAACCTCCGAATTCATTTTATTCAAGGAAATAAATTTTACCAAAACAATATCAATAATGTAATCATATTGGACActctatatatttgtataagaTACTTTTTTAGAAATACTCATTAAGACAACCTGTGTTGCCTGCCTATTTTGCCGGCTCTAATGGAACACAAAATACCTTGCTTTGCATTGAACGAGTGGGAAGCCATTTCCCAATATTCAGGTCAAGAAATTCGACTTCTGAAGAACTCTGGCCTCCTTGTTCACCACCAACCACGAAAAGTTTTTCGTTAACTGAAGCACCAGCAACGTGTATATTTTTCCAAAACAATGGTGGTCTTGTAATCCACTGATTCCGTGTTGGGCTAAATGATTCAACTACagaagaaaaatatatgaaGAGGCGTGCCAAGGACCAGATATAAAACTTTTATGTTATGCAAGAATTTTAGAAGGGCTAATTATATATACCACTATGATATCCCACACCACCAAAATGGTAAAGTTCACCATTAAAGGTTGCTGCCGAAGCATATTGCTTTACACACTTCATTGAGCTATGTGAAAGTTTGTGATCATCTGATGGGTAATATGAATCTAGAGTCGACAACCATGAAGAACCGTCAAATCCACCAACAATGTATACAGAATCACCAGACGTTGATCGAATTTTGTTTAGTGACTGACTGTCTACTTCAGCAGGGCATATATTTGACTGTGCTCTAGAATCCAAAAGAGAACTTCTGAGCTGCTGGCTTTCTTGCTTTGATTCAACCTGAGTGTCAGAATAGCATAAAGAACACAATCCTTTCAATCATTTTCAAGAAAGAATGTAAATCGAACACTAAAAGGTAGTAAAACTGTAAAACATATTGGAATTGAACATTGTACCAAGTCTTTCTCTAGCATATTGATTTTCACAATCTGCTTCAACTGAGAACCCTTCAGCACTTGAACTTCTTGCATTAACTTTGCAAAATACCAAGATATTCTCAATGCTtaattacaacaaaaaaaaaaaaaaaaaaaaaaacataacaactCCTAAACTTGAATAG harbors:
- the LOC122604932 gene encoding kelch-like protein 12; translation: MVARRLKIKKIVDNSNKNDLQLQKKRKIDDKNVKEAPATSINRIPPVKNLKKTDTGAVIFGCKHSTYNECLSKRLFGLPESHYSYIKNISKGLVLFLFNYSDRKLHGIFEAVGPGLMNIDKSAWVEDGNVGCTDFPAQVRVRVRLQCQPLSEKQFGPIIAKNYYKGNRFSFELDHNQTTKLITLFKSSSMNASVPQPLKENVDPNLSSSTETNENDENQHHKKDKPGVVNRVAEQETSADLQSMVHKLMQEVQVLKGSQLKQIVKINMLEKDLVESKQESQQLRSSLLDSRAQSNICPAEVDSQSLNKIRSTSGDSVYIVGGFDGSSWLSTLDSYYPSDDHKLSHSSMKCVKQYASAATFNGELYHFGGVGYHSVESFSPTRNQWITRPPLFWKNIHVAGASVNEKLFVVGGEQGGQSSSEVEFLDLNIGKWLPTRSMQSKRLAPAAAELNNALYVTGGYDGMSYLSSVERFDPREDIWCKFPDMKTKKKCHSSVVLNEKLYTLGGFDGEKYVATVETFDTRMGSWVEAESMNVSRGNFGAFVVGEKLYAVGGVKENGELLDIVECYEEGSRWEVAPLKAIGKRSHFSAIVL